Proteins co-encoded in one Bacillus paramycoides genomic window:
- a CDS encoding AraC family transcriptional regulator yields MESKQSRNEYLRRIYKVQDYIESHIDDSLSIEELADVAGFSKFHFHRIFKGIVDEPLSRYANRLKLERATNLLTYRLDMTITDIAYHFGFTDSAVFSRTFKNYYGVSPSQYRNDNSKNCKDVRRASQYNECKKVRGNVEIVTVNNINVAYIRHIGTYEELTIAFPKMIEKLFHYAAEENYYVFEDTKVLTIYHDHHEFTEDNHLRTSLCITIPDGSVVETSDIGIMVIPSGKYAVGHFEIFQDEYKGAWDFLYGEWLPNSGYKPRDSYPFEMYINDPRQHPENKHIVDIYVPIEPFESLI; encoded by the coding sequence ATGGAGAGTAAACAAAGTAGAAATGAGTACTTACGCCGCATTTATAAAGTGCAAGATTATATAGAATCACACATAGATGATTCACTTTCAATTGAAGAGCTGGCGGATGTAGCAGGATTTTCAAAGTTTCATTTTCATCGTATTTTTAAGGGGATAGTAGATGAGCCATTATCAAGGTATGCAAACCGATTAAAATTAGAAAGAGCAACAAATTTACTTACATACCGTTTGGATATGACAATTACAGATATTGCGTATCACTTCGGATTCACAGATTCAGCAGTTTTCTCCCGTACATTTAAAAATTATTACGGTGTAAGTCCGTCACAATATCGAAATGATAATAGCAAGAATTGCAAAGACGTAAGGAGAGCTTCTCAATACAATGAGTGTAAGAAGGTTCGAGGAAATGTTGAAATTGTAACAGTGAATAATATAAACGTCGCATATATAAGACATATCGGTACATATGAAGAATTAACGATAGCTTTTCCAAAAATGATAGAGAAATTATTTCATTACGCAGCGGAGGAAAACTATTATGTATTTGAGGATACGAAAGTATTAACCATTTACCACGATCATCATGAATTTACTGAGGACAATCATTTAAGAACTAGTTTATGTATAACAATTCCGGATGGGTCCGTAGTAGAAACGAGCGACATTGGGATAATGGTAATACCTTCCGGAAAGTATGCGGTAGGTCATTTTGAAATATTCCAAGATGAATATAAAGGAGCATGGGATTTCTTATACGGTGAGTGGCTTCCAAATAGCGGATATAAACCGAGAGATTCATATCCTTTTGAAATGTATATAAATGACCCAAGGCAGCACCCGGAAAATAAACATATAGTTGATATATATGTACCAATCGAACCTTTTGAATCATTGATTTAG
- a CDS encoding NUDIX hydrolase: MISKLTFGLKKSTAHYVLRPSCYAVIFNDTCSKVAIIEKGDRYFLPGGGMEGNETKEECLHRELLEELGWAIGIDQYIGNAARYFYAEKEDTYYLNDGFFYIANMVQKQTERCKEGHVLRWMSPLLAVELLIHDHQKWAVEQALLLRKQKGSPSI, from the coding sequence ATGATTTCAAAACTCACGTTTGGCTTGAAAAAATCTACCGCTCATTATGTATTAAGACCTAGTTGCTACGCAGTTATTTTTAACGATACTTGCTCAAAAGTAGCTATTATCGAAAAAGGAGACCGTTACTTTTTACCTGGTGGCGGTATGGAAGGTAATGAAACAAAAGAAGAATGTTTGCACCGTGAACTACTAGAGGAATTAGGATGGGCAATTGGAATTGATCAGTATATCGGTAATGCGGCTCGATATTTTTATGCAGAAAAGGAAGATACATATTATTTAAACGATGGGTTCTTTTATATTGCGAACATGGTGCAGAAACAAACTGAACGTTGTAAGGAAGGTCATGTTTTACGATGGATGTCTCCTTTACTTGCTGTAGAGCTTCTCATTCATGATCATCAAAAATGGGCCGTTGAACAAGCCCTTTTATTACGAAAACAAAAAGGATCTCCTTCTATATGA
- a CDS encoding serine hydrolase domain-containing protein, protein MQTAEKLDCIIKEEYKNINGMLVVQRGNVVFENYYNSYSPDNAFHIASVTKTIISALIGICTDKGYIKSVDQKIIEFFQEYNVHSSEITVGHLLTMTAPHPFVDWQEPLEELCTQEDWVKYTLNRIGQGGEIGSFKYSSAGAHLLSAIITSATGKSVREFANEHLFQPLGMREISNYNMKAFGFDDLFGKDVKGWVHDPNGISTGGWGLTLTARDMAKFGQLYLNEGIHNGKQILSKSWIKESTEMNQNQYGYLWWLREEAGIFSYCAMGDGGNVICCIPEKELVVVIASEVMPNARDRWELIVKYIFPYIGSNK, encoded by the coding sequence ATGCAAACTGCTGAAAAGCTAGACTGTATTATAAAAGAAGAATACAAAAATATTAATGGTATGTTAGTAGTGCAGAGAGGAAATGTTGTTTTTGAAAATTATTATAATAGTTACAGTCCAGATAATGCATTTCATATAGCGTCAGTTACAAAAACGATAATCTCTGCGTTAATTGGGATATGTACAGATAAGGGCTATATAAAAAGTGTTGATCAAAAAATAATAGAATTTTTCCAGGAATATAACGTTCATTCATCTGAAATAACAGTAGGACATCTTCTTACGATGACAGCTCCACATCCTTTCGTAGACTGGCAGGAACCGTTAGAAGAACTATGTACACAAGAGGATTGGGTAAAGTATACATTGAACAGGATTGGACAAGGCGGAGAAATTGGATCTTTTAAATATTCATCTGCAGGAGCTCATTTACTATCAGCAATCATAACGAGCGCAACAGGAAAAAGTGTGCGTGAATTTGCGAATGAACACTTATTTCAACCACTCGGCATGAGAGAAATTTCAAACTACAATATGAAAGCATTTGGATTCGATGACTTATTCGGAAAAGATGTAAAGGGATGGGTTCATGATCCAAATGGTATTTCAACAGGCGGCTGGGGACTTACGTTAACAGCTAGAGATATGGCTAAGTTTGGACAGTTGTATTTGAATGAAGGTATTCATAATGGAAAACAAATACTATCAAAATCATGGATAAAAGAATCGACAGAAATGAACCAAAATCAATATGGTTACTTATGGTGGTTACGAGAAGAGGCAGGAATCTTTTCATACTGTGCAATGGGCGATGGTGGGAATGTGATTTGCTGTATTCCGGAGAAGGAATTGGTTGTAGTAATCGCTTCTGAAGTTATGCCGAATGCACGGGATAGATGGGAATTGATTGTGAAATACATTTTTCCTTATATAGGATCAAATAAATAA
- a CDS encoding PLP-dependent aminotransferase family protein: MEWKLDNDSKIPIYQQVVDFIEKRITYGELPPGSFLPSERKLATQLNVNRSTVTTAYNELRAMGIVESTTGKGTRVSTHMWGVSPTLTPNWRNFVEGGTFLPNLPLLRHIRAEVQQNENIIDFANGELGCNLYPHDQLQTILREQPLTHSLSYDHPQGYLPLRQAVVKYMKEYLKIEATEQSIMITSGAQQALHLIVQCLLNPGDAVAFESPSHCYSLPLFQSAGIRIFPLPVDEHGINPDDVQELYRKHRIKMIFLNPNFQNPTGTMLHPNRRKKLLSLCADLRIAIVEDDPSSLLTLEKKQPCPTLKSIDENGTVIYVHSLSKMIAPGLRVGWLVAPQSVVERLSDARHQMELGMSIFPQWLMQQFFETVPFQSHIVPLRKQLAEKRDVIVRALNEQLHDKISFSNPTGGIYIWGKLNEPINEKQLIMQSLKQEIAFMPGSIFGAKDGYIRLSYGKVNIDQIEEGISRLREAILICEK; encoded by the coding sequence ATGGAATGGAAGCTAGATAACGACAGTAAAATCCCCATTTATCAGCAAGTTGTTGACTTTATTGAGAAACGTATTACATACGGAGAACTACCTCCAGGAAGCTTCCTACCTTCCGAACGAAAATTAGCTACGCAGTTAAATGTAAATCGAAGTACAGTTACTACTGCTTATAATGAATTACGTGCTATGGGAATTGTAGAAAGTACGACTGGTAAAGGGACACGTGTAAGTACACATATGTGGGGCGTTTCTCCAACATTAACGCCGAACTGGAGAAATTTCGTAGAAGGTGGTACTTTTTTACCAAACTTACCGTTACTTCGCCATATTCGTGCGGAAGTACAACAAAATGAAAATATTATAGATTTTGCAAACGGAGAGCTCGGTTGTAACCTCTATCCTCACGATCAACTACAAACGATTTTACGAGAACAACCGTTAACTCATTCATTAAGTTACGATCATCCGCAAGGCTATCTCCCGCTAAGACAAGCGGTCGTAAAATATATGAAGGAATACTTAAAAATTGAAGCGACTGAGCAGTCTATTATGATTACTTCTGGCGCACAGCAAGCACTTCACCTTATCGTGCAATGTTTATTAAATCCAGGTGATGCAGTCGCTTTTGAAAGTCCTTCACACTGTTATTCCTTACCGTTATTCCAATCAGCAGGTATTCGTATTTTCCCCTTACCTGTCGATGAACATGGTATTAATCCGGATGATGTGCAAGAATTATATAGAAAGCATCGGATTAAAATGATCTTTTTAAATCCCAATTTCCAAAATCCTACGGGAACAATGCTGCATCCAAACCGTAGAAAAAAACTATTATCACTTTGCGCAGACTTACGAATTGCGATTGTGGAAGATGATCCGTCCAGCTTACTTACGTTAGAAAAGAAACAACCTTGCCCTACTTTAAAATCAATAGATGAAAATGGGACAGTCATTTATGTACATTCCTTATCAAAAATGATTGCACCAGGTTTACGAGTCGGCTGGCTTGTCGCCCCGCAGTCTGTAGTAGAAAGGTTATCAGACGCAAGACACCAAATGGAATTAGGTATGAGCATTTTCCCGCAGTGGCTTATGCAGCAATTTTTCGAAACTGTACCATTTCAGTCTCATATCGTACCGTTACGAAAACAACTAGCAGAAAAAAGAGACGTTATCGTTCGCGCCTTAAACGAGCAACTTCACGATAAAATCTCTTTTTCAAACCCGACCGGTGGTATATACATATGGGGAAAATTAAACGAACCGATAAACGAAAAACAACTCATTATGCAAAGCTTAAAACAAGAAATCGCCTTTATGCCCGGTAGTATTTTCGGTGCGAAAGATGGCTATATTCGTTTATCTTATGGAAAAGTGAATATTGATCAAATTGAGGAAGGTATTTCTCGTTTGCGAGAAGCTATTTTAATTTGTGAAAAATGA
- a CDS encoding DMT family transporter, whose product MKRWQMEWLLVSVALVWGANYTIGKYGVAYMSSIQFNSLRFLVASPVLLLITFLMERSLRIERKDWLRLVAVGIVGTTMYQTMFMLSVKYTSATNASLLIAMSPIFTGILAVLHKQERFSMKVQIGSIVAFIGAAFVLLTGHTGGATYEYAWLGNVIGLVAAIAWGWYPILAQPLITKYSAMRVTSWSTLIGIVPLVIYCLFNVNSLTWPVDMPSWGSLAYSIIFATIFGLAMWYVGISQIGSTKVMVYMYLVPLFAVIFAAVTIGEQINMMQLVGGLIIFVGLYVVKKGGIKKPALNLKKVS is encoded by the coding sequence ATGAAAAGATGGCAAATGGAATGGCTCCTAGTATCAGTAGCATTAGTATGGGGAGCAAATTATACGATAGGAAAGTATGGCGTGGCATATATGTCATCCATTCAATTTAATAGTTTACGATTTTTAGTAGCATCTCCGGTATTATTACTTATTACATTTTTAATGGAACGCTCATTACGTATTGAAAGAAAAGATTGGTTACGATTAGTAGCAGTCGGTATCGTTGGTACGACAATGTATCAAACGATGTTTATGCTATCTGTGAAATATACTTCAGCAACGAACGCCTCATTACTAATTGCGATGTCACCTATTTTTACAGGGATATTAGCAGTATTGCACAAACAAGAACGTTTTTCGATGAAAGTACAAATTGGTTCAATAGTAGCGTTTATTGGTGCAGCATTCGTTTTATTAACAGGGCATACAGGAGGAGCTACTTATGAATATGCATGGCTCGGAAATGTAATTGGATTAGTCGCAGCAATTGCGTGGGGATGGTATCCAATATTAGCGCAACCTCTTATTACAAAATACTCCGCAATGAGAGTTACATCATGGTCTACTTTAATTGGAATTGTACCGCTAGTTATATACTGTTTATTCAACGTAAATTCTTTAACGTGGCCAGTAGATATGCCAAGCTGGGGATCACTAGCATATTCAATCATCTTTGCGACTATCTTCGGACTAGCAATGTGGTATGTCGGTATTAGTCAAATAGGCTCAACGAAAGTAATGGTTTATATGTATCTCGTACCATTATTCGCAGTTATCTTTGCGGCAGTAACAATTGGGGAGCAAATCAATATGATGCAACTCGTTGGCGGACTTATTATCTTTGTGGGTCTATATGTTGTAAAAAAGGGCGGAATCAAAAAGCCAGCTCTCAATTTGAAAAAAGTAAGTTAA
- a CDS encoding GNAT family N-acetyltransferase — translation MRVRNIQGEDYVKIHSVLNDWWGGRDMADMLPKLFFVHFQETSFIIEEDGEMLSFLCGFFSQTYKDEAYVHFIGVNPKYRRRGIASTLYSYFFDVARANNRKIVKAITSPINKKSIQFHQEIGFRIEAGDDEVEGVSVHTNYDGNGGSRVLFLKNV, via the coding sequence ATGCGAGTAAGAAACATCCAAGGGGAAGATTATGTAAAGATTCATTCAGTTTTAAATGATTGGTGGGGCGGGAGAGACATGGCTGACATGTTGCCAAAATTGTTTTTTGTTCACTTTCAAGAAACGAGTTTTATCATTGAAGAGGATGGCGAAATGTTAAGTTTCTTATGTGGATTTTTTTCACAAACATATAAAGATGAAGCATACGTTCATTTTATCGGTGTCAATCCGAAGTATAGAAGAAGAGGAATCGCATCGACATTGTATTCTTATTTCTTTGATGTTGCGCGTGCAAATAACCGTAAAATTGTAAAAGCAATTACGTCACCAATTAACAAAAAGTCGATACAGTTTCATCAAGAAATCGGTTTTCGGATTGAGGCTGGGGATGATGAGGTAGAGGGTGTATCAGTACATACAAATTATGATGGGAACGGCGGTAGTAGAGTATTATTTTTAAAAAATGTATAA